In Nocardioides conyzicola, one genomic interval encodes:
- a CDS encoding type II secretion system protein — protein MSAVALAAGAAALAVVLLVRAPRSSLPGAGVASLRRWTVPVVLGAAVAAAVVAPRAGALLLVLAAAGSAGAALVRRQRARKAAELVSARVLETCELMASELAAGQAPGECLDRAAVAWTALAPVAAAFRVGADVPAAMRGLAADLDGAADLRIVAAAWQVAHRTGQGLAATIDRVAESLRAAAGTRRLVAGELASARATARLVAGLPVLALVMGSGAGGDPWGFLLGTPAGLACLALGLTFGLAGLWWIETIARGAEESA, from the coding sequence ATGAGCGCCGTCGCGCTCGCCGCCGGGGCAGCCGCGCTCGCCGTCGTCCTCCTCGTCCGGGCGCCGCGGTCGTCGTTGCCCGGCGCGGGCGTCGCCTCGCTCCGGCGGTGGACGGTCCCGGTCGTCCTCGGTGCGGCGGTGGCGGCGGCGGTCGTCGCTCCGCGGGCCGGCGCCCTGCTCCTGGTGCTCGCTGCTGCCGGGTCGGCGGGTGCGGCGCTGGTGCGTCGTCAGCGGGCCCGGAAGGCGGCGGAGCTGGTCTCGGCGCGGGTCCTGGAGACCTGCGAGCTGATGGCGAGCGAGCTGGCCGCGGGCCAGGCGCCCGGGGAGTGCCTCGACCGGGCGGCGGTGGCCTGGACGGCACTCGCCCCGGTCGCCGCGGCGTTCCGCGTCGGTGCCGACGTGCCCGCCGCGATGCGCGGCCTGGCCGCCGACCTCGACGGGGCCGCGGACCTGCGGATCGTGGCCGCGGCCTGGCAGGTGGCGCACCGCACCGGGCAAGGCCTGGCGGCGACGATCGACCGGGTGGCGGAGTCGCTGCGCGCCGCCGCCGGCACCCGGCGCCTGGTCGCGGGGGAGCTGGCCTCGGCGCGGGCCACGGCCCGGTTGGTGGCGGGCCTGCCCGTGCTCGCGCTGGTCATGGGGTCGGGTGCGGGCGGCGACCCGTGGGGCTTCCTGCTCGGCACCCCGGCCGGGCTCGCCTGCCTGGCCCTCGGCCTGACCTTCGGGCTCGCCGGCCTGTGGTGGATCGAGACCATCGCCCGAGGCGCCGAGGAGTCCGCATGA